Proteins from a genomic interval of Brucella intermedia LMG 3301:
- a CDS encoding aldo/keto reductase: MTVPMVKLNDGNHIPQLGYGVWQVGNDEAVAAVSEALKAGYRHIDTAAIYGNEEGVGKAIKNSGIARGDIFLTTKLWNSEQGYESTLKAFDTSLKKLDTDYVDLYLIHWPTPSKDLFMETWRAFVKLKEEGRAKSIGVSNFRTADLERVIKESGVTPVLNQIELHPQFQQDELRLFHGKHNIATEAWSPLGQGKILEDATLKAIAEKHGKSVAQIILRWHIETGNIVIPKSVTPARIKENFDIFDFRLNGTDHDAITKLDKADGRIGPNPSTFSAG; this comes from the coding sequence ATGACCGTACCGATGGTTAAACTGAACGACGGAAATCACATCCCGCAGCTCGGTTACGGTGTCTGGCAAGTGGGCAACGACGAGGCGGTCGCCGCTGTCAGCGAAGCATTGAAAGCAGGATATCGCCATATCGATACCGCTGCCATTTATGGCAATGAAGAGGGCGTCGGCAAGGCGATCAAGAATTCCGGCATCGCGCGCGGCGACATTTTTCTCACCACGAAACTGTGGAATAGCGAGCAAGGCTATGAATCGACGCTGAAAGCGTTCGACACGAGCCTGAAAAAGCTCGACACGGATTATGTGGATCTCTATCTCATCCATTGGCCGACGCCTTCAAAAGACCTCTTCATGGAAACATGGCGTGCGTTTGTGAAGCTGAAAGAAGAGGGTCGAGCGAAATCCATTGGCGTGTCCAATTTCCGCACAGCCGACCTCGAACGCGTCATCAAGGAAAGCGGCGTAACGCCGGTTCTCAACCAGATTGAATTGCACCCGCAATTCCAGCAGGACGAGTTGCGTCTGTTCCACGGCAAGCACAACATCGCAACGGAAGCATGGAGCCCGCTCGGGCAAGGTAAGATACTGGAAGATGCCACGCTGAAGGCCATCGCTGAAAAGCATGGCAAGTCGGTTGCGCAAATCATCCTGCGCTGGCACATCGAGACCGGCAATATCGTCATTCCGAAGTCTGTGACGCCCGCCCGCATCAAGGAAAACTTCGATATTTTCGATTTCCGCCTCAACGGAACCGATCATGATGCGATTACGAAACTGGACAAGGCCGACGGCCGGATAGGCCCGAACCCGAGTACATTCTCGGCTGGCTGA
- a CDS encoding L,D-transpeptidase → MKPRHLLLIGSLAAIAVSIVSTSMAFANDRYATLPPVRVSPDLSAPWVAQLHGQPARIKAVPQNLQPAPRVANRQKQRAKSSYRQVSYQRPAANPATTVRKHQIDPAYLPQTVSYSGKEKPGTIVIDTGKRFLYLVQSDGKAMRYGVGVGKQGFSWKGSQRISRKAEWPTWTPPKEMMARERKKGRILPARMEGGINNPLGARALYLGATLYRIHGTNQPWTIGKAMSSGCIRMRNEDVTDLYERVPVGAKVVVR, encoded by the coding sequence ATGAAACCACGTCATCTTCTTTTAATCGGATCGCTTGCGGCGATTGCCGTTTCCATTGTCAGCACTAGCATGGCGTTTGCCAATGATCGCTATGCCACCCTCCCGCCGGTACGCGTGAGCCCTGATCTTTCCGCTCCGTGGGTTGCGCAGTTGCATGGGCAACCTGCCCGCATCAAAGCCGTGCCGCAAAATCTGCAGCCAGCACCGCGCGTTGCCAACAGACAAAAGCAGAGAGCGAAATCAAGCTATCGCCAGGTTTCATACCAACGCCCGGCTGCAAACCCTGCCACCACCGTGCGAAAGCACCAAATCGACCCGGCTTATCTGCCGCAGACTGTTTCCTATTCGGGAAAAGAAAAGCCGGGCACGATCGTCATCGATACAGGCAAGCGCTTCCTTTATCTCGTGCAGTCGGACGGCAAAGCCATGCGTTATGGTGTCGGTGTCGGAAAGCAGGGATTCAGCTGGAAAGGTTCCCAGCGCATCAGCCGCAAGGCTGAATGGCCTACCTGGACACCCCCGAAGGAAATGATGGCCCGCGAGCGCAAGAAGGGACGCATCCTGCCCGCGCGCATGGAAGGGGGGATCAATAATCCTCTTGGTGCGCGCGCCCTATATCTCGGCGCCACGCTCTATCGGATCCACGGGACCAATCAACCCTGGACCATCGGCAAGGCCATGTCTTCGGGCTGTATTCGAATGCGCAATGAAGATGTGACCGATCTTTACGAACGTGTGCCGGTCGGCGCGAAGGTCGTTGTCCGTTAG
- a CDS encoding DNA-3-methyladenine glycosylase I, translated as MNDVAEARTGLIVGADGMTRCFWPGELPDYLAYHDNEWGVPVSNDFRLFEKICLEGFQSGLSWLTILRKRENFRAAFDGFDFHRVARYGQADVERLLADKGIVRHRGKIESTINNAKRAIELVAERGSLAAYFWSFEPGAKDRPVVVDYPTLIANPKTETSIRISKDLKKRGWSFVGPTTVYAFMQAMGLVNDHIEGCHCRAHIEKLRQSFKRPS; from the coding sequence ATGAATGATGTTGCCGAGGCAAGAACCGGTCTGATTGTCGGTGCCGATGGAATGACACGTTGCTTCTGGCCGGGCGAGTTACCTGACTATCTTGCCTACCATGACAATGAATGGGGCGTTCCTGTTTCAAACGATTTTCGACTTTTTGAGAAAATCTGTCTCGAAGGTTTCCAGTCTGGGTTGTCGTGGCTGACAATCTTGCGAAAGCGGGAGAATTTTCGCGCTGCTTTCGATGGCTTTGATTTCCATCGGGTTGCCCGGTACGGGCAGGCGGATGTGGAGCGCCTTTTGGCGGACAAAGGCATTGTGCGCCACCGGGGCAAGATTGAATCGACGATCAATAATGCCAAACGCGCAATTGAACTGGTGGCAGAAAGAGGCTCGTTGGCGGCTTATTTCTGGTCTTTCGAGCCGGGTGCAAAAGATCGCCCCGTTGTCGTGGACTATCCAACCCTGATCGCCAATCCAAAGACCGAGACATCTATTCGCATTTCCAAGGATCTGAAAAAGCGCGGCTGGTCATTTGTCGGGCCAACCACGGTCTACGCCTTCATGCAGGCCATGGGGCTGGTGAACGATCACATTGAAGGTTGTCATTGCCGTGCGCACATTGAAAAATTGCGACAGAGTTTCAAAAGACCCAGTTAA
- a CDS encoding LysE family translocator: protein MDLVSLLAFAGILVVAAGTPGPNVGALVARVISRGHKGVFPFMFGLWLGDAIWLSLAVWGLAALANTFHTAFLILKYVGVAYLIYLSWKMWIAPVDEVADENAIPRQGEAGKLFLSAMAITLGNPKIMVFYLAILPTVVDITHVSLVGWAELLLVMFVVLAAVDTAWVVLAAQARRFLRSPRMMRIANRTSAGMMAGAAVAIATR from the coding sequence ATGGATCTGGTGTCGTTGTTGGCATTTGCTGGCATTCTGGTTGTTGCGGCGGGGACGCCCGGGCCGAATGTCGGAGCGTTGGTGGCACGTGTCATCAGCCGCGGGCACAAGGGCGTCTTTCCATTCATGTTCGGCCTGTGGCTCGGTGACGCTATCTGGCTTTCATTGGCCGTCTGGGGACTGGCCGCACTGGCCAACACGTTCCACACAGCGTTTCTCATCCTCAAATATGTCGGCGTGGCCTATCTGATCTATCTTTCGTGGAAGATGTGGATCGCGCCAGTTGACGAAGTCGCAGATGAGAATGCCATTCCCCGTCAGGGGGAGGCCGGAAAGCTCTTCCTTAGCGCAATGGCAATCACGCTTGGCAATCCGAAGATCATGGTTTTCTACCTTGCCATCCTGCCGACGGTAGTCGACATCACCCATGTTTCGCTGGTTGGCTGGGCCGAACTGTTGCTGGTCATGTTCGTGGTTCTTGCGGCGGTCGATACCGCATGGGTGGTGCTCGCAGCGCAGGCTCGGCGGTTTCTTCGCAGCCCGCGCATGATGCGGATTGCCAACAGGACCAGCGCGGGGATGATGGCGGGGGCTGCAGTCGCCATTGCGACACGCTGA